The proteins below are encoded in one region of Buttiauxella gaviniae:
- a CDS encoding LysR family transcriptional regulator yields the protein MHNFRMIDLNLLLTLDALLAEHNVTRAAQRLNLSQPSVSVQLSKLRDIFNDPLLLPGPRGMLPTARADELRKPLREAIAQLELAVSPTKTFEPAQSHLTWQIAAADYGEKAIVLPTLAALRTAAPHTRLAIVETKSARSVRRMEQGEIDLIFHSMDNAPQGLRHRVLFEENYVLVSRLGHPKLVSPPTLAQFKDLEHVMVSPEGGGFYGITDKVLESMDLKRKVVLSVPHFLFVLSVLEQTDLVAMLPSRLVRNNPALQIHHPPIAIPGFKMAMLWHERSHLDPAHNWLRNLFLSTVGGE from the coding sequence GTGCACAATTTCAGAATGATTGATCTCAACCTGCTGCTGACTCTGGATGCGCTGCTGGCGGAACATAATGTGACGCGCGCGGCGCAGCGGCTGAATTTGTCGCAGCCGTCGGTCAGCGTGCAGCTTTCCAAACTGCGCGACATTTTTAACGATCCGCTGTTATTGCCCGGCCCAAGGGGAATGCTGCCCACGGCAAGAGCCGATGAATTACGTAAGCCTCTGAGAGAAGCTATCGCCCAGCTTGAGCTTGCCGTTTCCCCGACAAAAACCTTCGAACCGGCACAAAGCCACTTAACCTGGCAAATCGCGGCGGCAGATTATGGCGAAAAGGCGATTGTGCTGCCTACGCTCGCGGCTTTACGTACGGCGGCTCCTCACACGCGATTAGCGATTGTAGAAACGAAATCTGCGCGATCTGTCCGGCGCATGGAGCAGGGCGAAATCGATCTGATTTTCCATTCCATGGATAACGCCCCGCAAGGTTTACGCCATCGAGTCTTGTTTGAAGAAAATTATGTGTTAGTCAGTCGCCTCGGGCATCCAAAACTTGTGTCCCCGCCAACGCTTGCCCAATTCAAAGACCTGGAGCATGTAATGGTTTCCCCTGAAGGCGGCGGTTTTTATGGCATTACGGATAAGGTGCTCGAAAGCATGGATTTAAAACGAAAAGTGGTGCTGTCAGTGCCGCATTTCTTGTTTGTTCTGTCCGTACTGGAACAAACCGATCTGGTTGCGATGTTGCCCTCACGGCTGGTCAGAAATAATCCCGCGCTGCAAATTCATCACCCGCCGATCGCTATTCCCGGTTTTAAAATGGCCATGCTTTGGCATGAGCGTTCTCATCTCGACCCGGCGCACAACTGGCTGAGAAATTTATTTTTATCCACGGTGGGTGGTGAGTAA